GTTTTTAAAGAACGGCGCCCCGCTTGTGGTGATGGGGAGCGGCGTTTACACCCATCCAAAAGGGGCGCAGATCGCCAAGGGGCTTATAAACCTGGCCACGCTGCTCGGCGGGAAGGCGATGCTGTACAGGGAAAGCGCCAACAGCCAGGGGGTGAACGGCATGGGGATTTCCCCGTCGCATCTGCCCGGTTACATGAAGGCTGGCGACGAGAAGGCGGCCGCGCACTATTCACAGAAATGGGGGAAGAAAATATCCCCGGCATCCGGTGACGGGCTCGGGATTTTCGACGGCCTGGCGCAAAAGAAGATTAAGGCGGTTGTGATTGCCGGGGCAGACCCGGTGACGCACTCGGAGGGGGGCGGTTCTATCGCGCAAGCGCTGGCTGGCGCGGAGTTCACCGTGGTCACCACGCAGTTCCTCACGGAGACGGCCCTGCTGGCCAACGTTGTGTTCCCGTCGTCCACTTCGATGGAGCGGGACGGCGCATGCGTAAACAACGAAGGGCGGACGCAAAGCATAAAGAAAGTGATCGAGCCCGCCGGGCAGTCCAGGCCTGATTGGGAGATTTTCGCGGCGCTCGGATCCGCGCTTGGGTTGAACCTTGCGTACACCGCCGCGGCGGACGTGGCCGCCGAGATAGCGGCGGACGTTCCGGCCAATGCGGCTTTAAGCGGGGATGGCGGGGCATTCGAGTTTGACACGGCGGCGCAGCTTCCGGCCCGCGGTGGAGATTATCCGATGATGCTGGTGACCGGCTCGTCGCTTTTCCATCATGGGACGATGAGCAGGCAATGCCCGGCGCTAAACTCGCTGGATTCGGCGGCGGAGCTGGAGATCTGCGCGGCGGACGCGGAAAAACTTGGTTTCAAGGACGGGGACGGAGTTCTGGTGGAGTCGAAGGAAGGCTCGATAAAGCTTAAAGCGGCTGTCACTGCCAAGTCCCCCTCCGGGGTTGTGTTCGTGGCGAAGAATTTTGAGAACGCGCCGGCGCTCCATCTTTTTGCGGGGGGGCAGGCGGCCGTGGCGGTGAAGATCAGCAAACTGGCTTGACGGGCATTAGGATTTGACTTTGATGGAATCGAAAGATAAACTTGGCGCGCCTCTGAGGTGTGGAAACCTCCGCGCCGATTTTCAAAATGAACCGCTCAATTTTGGGAGCGCCTGACAGGTGAACCAGTATATACCCGTGCTTTTGGTGTTCGCCGTTTCCGCCGGGATAGCAGCGGCGGTGCTGGCGATATCCGAGGGGCTTGGCCCCAAGGAAGTGTTCCGGGAGAAGATGGAGCCGTTCGAGTGCGGCGAGAACGCCATAATGTCGCCGAAACTGCGGTTTTCGGTGAGGTTTTACCTGATAGCGCTTCTATTTATTGTGTTCGATATAGAAGCGGTGTTCATGTTCCCCTGGGCGGTGATATTCCAGCCGCTGGGGATGTTCGGCTTCGTGGAGATGACGGTGTTCATCGTTATCCTGGCCATCGGGCTTGTGTATGTGTGGAAAAAGGGAGCCTTGGAATGGGAATGACGGAAAGCGAAAAGGCGGACGTCGCGGCGCTGGGCGACAGCGTGATAATCACCCAGTTGGACAAGATCATCGGCTGGGGCCGCAAATACAGCTTTTTCCTGTACCCGTTCGTGACGGCCTGCTGCGGCATGGAGTTCATGTCGGTGGCGGGGCCCAGGTACGATCTGGACAGGTTCGGCGCGGCCCTTCCCCGGTTCTCCCCTAGGCAGGCGGACCTTTTGATGGTGGTGGGAACGATAAGCCACAGGCAGGCGCCGATATTGGTGAAGGTCTATAACCAGATGACCGAGCCCAAATGGGTGTTCGCTTTCGGTACCTGCACCGTATCCGGCGGGATGTATGACAACTACGCCACAGTGCAGGGGATAGACACGCTGATCCCGGTGGACGTATATGTCCCCGGCTGCCCGCCGAGGCCGGAGATGGTGATAGACGGGCTTATAAAGCTTCAGCAGAAGGTGGTGGCCGAGCCGCACCAGATGGCGTACAAGAAGGGGATCGCCCCGGTGGGCGAGGCGGACGACAGGATCGTCACGGGGCGGAAGGCTTAATTAAAGATGAGCGGCGCTGTGGAAACGGAAGATTCGGCGGTGATGGCGGCGGTGAAGGCGAAGTTCGCCGGATCGCGGACGCTGATCCACACCCATTGCCAGAAGGGGGACGACACGATAGTCGTGCGCGCCGATGACATACTAGACGTGATGGAATTCCTGCGCAACGGCGCGGGGCTTTCGTTCGACATGATTCTCGACGTGACGGCTGTGGACTATTTGAACGACATGGGGATATGGCCGTACATGGCGGAACTCGGGGCCCGGTTCGAGGTGGTGTACCACCTGTATTCGGTGGACAAAAACCATCGGATAAGGGTGAAGTCTCCGCTGCCCGCGGACAAGCCGCACATCAACTCGGTCACCTCCATATGGCCCGGGGCGGACTGGTTTGAGCGGGAGGCGTGGGACCTTTACGGTGTGGTGTTCAGGGGCCATCCGAATTTGAAGAGGATATTGCTGTACGAAGCTTTCGTGGGGCATCCGTTGCGCAAAGATTATCCGAAAACCAAGCGCCAGCCTTTGATCGGGCCGGTGAATTAACAGACAGATATCAAGATGACCGAAACGAACAGGGATTACGACTTCCACCGGGAGCACCACACGGAGCTTCTGACGGTGAACATGGGCCCGTCGCACCCGGCGACCCACGGCACCGTGAAGTTCCTGCTCACGCTCGATGGCGAGACGATAGAGAACATTGACGTGGAGGTGGGCTACCTGCACAGGGGTTTCGAGAAGGAGTGCGAGGCCACCACGTGGAACGGCGTTTTCCCGTACACCGACAGGCTGGACTACACCGCCAGCGTGCTCAACAACGTGGGCTACGCCATGGCCGTGGAGAAGCTGGCCGGGATAACCATTCCGGAGCGGTGCCAGTACATCCGGGTGATCGTAAGCGAGATGGCGCGCATGTCCGCCCATTACACGACGACGGCGGCCGGGGCTCTCGAGCTTGGCGCGCTGACCGCGTTCATATATTTCGTCGAGGCGCGGGAACTTCTGTGGGACATGCTAGAGTCCGTTTGCGGCGCCAGGCTGACCCACAATTACGTGCGGATCGGCGGGGTGATAAGCGACCTTCCGGCGGACTTCAAACAAAACATAAAGACCGTGTTCGCCACCAACAGGAAACTGTGGGTGGACTTTGACAAACTGCTCTCCAAGAACCGGATATTCATAGACCGCATGCGGGACGTGGGCGGCATAAGCCGTGAGGACGCCATCGCCTGGGGATTCACCGGGCCGTGCCTGCGGGCGGCCGGCGTGCCGTATGACGTGCGCCGGGCCAACCCGTACCTTGTTTACGACCGGGTGGACTTCGCCATTCCGGTGGGGGAGACGGGGGACAATTACGACAGGTTCCAGGTGCGCATGGAGGAACTGGAGCAGTCCATGCGGATCATAGAGCAGTGCCTGGAGCAGATGCCCGAAGGGCCTGTGAACATAAACAACCCGGATTTCAGGCAGGCCTCCAAGGACGACATATTCACGAAAATGGAGCCCCTTATCTTCCAGTTCAAGACCGTGGTGGAGGGGCATAAGATACCCAGGGGCGAAGCGTACGCCGCCGTTGAAGGGGCCAACGGGGAACTGGGCTATTACGTTGTCTCCAACGGCGGTGGGCATCCTGTGAAGATGCGCGTCCGCCCCCCCTGTTTCCAGCTTACGTCGGCGCTGCCGCTTCTTATCAAGGGGCGGATGATAGCCGACCTTATACCGACGTTCGACATGATCAACCTTATCGGCGGGGAGTGTGACAGGTGAGCGAAGCCCTGATTCCCGACCTGATAGAGACGGC
This genomic interval from Nitrospinota bacterium contains the following:
- a CDS encoding NADH-quinone oxidoreductase subunit D, which produces MTETNRDYDFHREHHTELLTVNMGPSHPATHGTVKFLLTLDGETIENIDVEVGYLHRGFEKECEATTWNGVFPYTDRLDYTASVLNNVGYAMAVEKLAGITIPERCQYIRVIVSEMARMSAHYTTTAAGALELGALTAFIYFVEARELLWDMLESVCGARLTHNYVRIGGVISDLPADFKQNIKTVFATNRKLWVDFDKLLSKNRIFIDRMRDVGGISREDAIAWGFTGPCLRAAGVPYDVRRANPYLVYDRVDFAIPVGETGDNYDRFQVRMEELEQSMRIIEQCLEQMPEGPVNINNPDFRQASKDDIFTKMEPLIFQFKTVVEGHKIPRGEAYAAVEGANGELGYYVVSNGGGHPVKMRVRPPCFQLTSALPLLIKGRMIADLIPTFDMINLIGGECDR
- the ndhC gene encoding NADH-quinone oxidoreductase subunit A produces the protein MNQYIPVLLVFAVSAGIAAAVLAISEGLGPKEVFREKMEPFECGENAIMSPKLRFSVRFYLIALLFIVFDIEAVFMFPWAVIFQPLGMFGFVEMTVFIVILAIGLVYVWKKGALEWE
- a CDS encoding NADH-quinone oxidoreductase subunit C, encoding MAAVKAKFAGSRTLIHTHCQKGDDTIVVRADDILDVMEFLRNGAGLSFDMILDVTAVDYLNDMGIWPYMAELGARFEVVYHLYSVDKNHRIRVKSPLPADKPHINSVTSIWPGADWFEREAWDLYGVVFRGHPNLKRILLYEAFVGHPLRKDYPKTKRQPLIGPVN
- the nuoB gene encoding NADH-quinone oxidoreductase subunit NuoB, with protein sequence MGMTESEKADVAALGDSVIITQLDKIIGWGRKYSFFLYPFVTACCGMEFMSVAGPRYDLDRFGAALPRFSPRQADLLMVVGTISHRQAPILVKVYNQMTEPKWVFAFGTCTVSGGMYDNYATVQGIDTLIPVDVYVPGCPPRPEMVIDGLIKLQQKVVAEPHQMAYKKGIAPVGEADDRIVTGRKA